The following are encoded in a window of Impatiens glandulifera chromosome 5, dImpGla2.1, whole genome shotgun sequence genomic DNA:
- the LOC124939423 gene encoding uncharacterized protein LOC124939423 codes for MKKERHELDLLKEKERVQFVLELIRKQAPLSLKQEKFCNNACVERFLKSKGDNIKKAAKQLRACLSWRETIGIDNLMADEFAAELAEGVAYVAGHDEESRPVLIFRVKQDYPKFHSQKMFIRLLVFTLEVAIQTMPRNVSEFVLLFDASFYRSGSAFMNVLLAMLKLVAEYYPGRLHKTFVIDPPALFSYLWKGVRPFVELAHATSLVSSLDYEEPLDSNNFTACPRASSLRFESSSSSSGLKSTAKIGSCSSSRFTFTVSHNLDSLKPWHLSFADSSASKVGPAMISPLNARSLSFASPLARSTAPRGNLNSIRKPSTPLPQRSRRMDVDVTSSAAVNSHPRTPIPKPSSTSFFQSPAVFFRRESHVSKKAEKTRESFGPLMRFYCRPYDEMIYRSKMRPPLGGLISIVPSQLKRRHMSLSQRF; via the exons atgaagaaagaaagaCATGAACTTGATCTGTTGAAAGAGAAGGAGAGAGTTCAATTCGTACTTGAACTTATCCGAAAGCAAGCTCCTTTGTCTCTAAAacag GAGAAATTCTGTAATAACGCATGCGTGGAGAGGTTTCTGAAATCTAAAGGAGATAATATCAAGAAAGCTGCAAAACAACTTAGGGCTTGTCTCTCTTGGAGAGAGACTATTGGTATTG ATAATTTGATGGCGGATGAGTTCGCCGCCGAGCTAGCAGAAGGGGTTGCATACGTGGCTGGTCACGACGAGGAATCCAGACCCGTTCTT atTTTTCGAGTAAAGCAAGACTACCCGAAATTTCATTCACAGAAAAT gtttattCGCTTGTTGGTGTTTACATTGGAGGTGGCCATCCAAACGATGCCCAGAAATGTTTCTGAATTTGTTCTGCTCTTCGATGCAA GCTTTTATCGCTCGGGTTCAGCTTTCATGAACGTGTTGTTGGCGATGCTTAAGCTCGTAGCTGAGTATTATCCCGGGAGACTCCATAAGACATTCGTCATCGATCCACCCGCGTTATTTTCTTATCTTTGGAAG GGAGTGCGTCCGTTTGTAGAGTTGGCACATGCGACCTCGTTGGTGTCGTCACTCGATTACGAAGAGCCGTTGGATTCGAACAACTTCACTGCCTGTCCACGAGCCTCATCCCTCCGATTCGAATCCTCGTCCTCATCCTCCGGCCTTAAATCAACGGCCAAGATTGGATCTTGTTCATCATCCCGTTTCACTTTCACAGTCTCCCATAACTTGGATTCCCTCAAGCCGTGGCATCTATCCTTTGCTGACTCATCAGCCTCTAAGGTGGGCCCCGCCATGATCTCGCCACTCAATGCCAGGTCACTCTCCTTCGCGTCCCCGCTGGCAAGGTCGACGGCGCCACGTGGCAACCTCAACTCTATCCGTAAGCCGTCCACGCCGTTGCCACAGAGGTCCAGAAGGATGGACGTGGACGTGACGTCATCCGCCGCCGTGAATAGCCACCCTAGGACTCCGATCCCGAAGCCGTCTTCCACGTCATTCTTCCAATCTCCGGCGGTGTTCTTCAGAAGGGAGAGCCACGTCAGCAAGAAGGCGGAGAAGACTCGGGAATCGTTTGGGCCGTTGATGAGGTTTTACTGTCGACCGTACGATGAGATGATTTATAGGTCAAAGATGAGGCCGCCGCTCGGTGGACTCATCTCGATCGTTCCATCGCAACTCAAACGCCGCCACATGTCGTTATCTCAACGGTTCTGA
- the LOC124940146 gene encoding pentatricopeptide repeat-containing protein At1g63330-like → MVIRKQLCSNCYLLFRPHTKSLSSATLESSFNDIETQIRSLCDKSSPRLEDALLLFNQAVEIHGLPSESTCDFLLQTFSKSKKYNMVINIYNKMKGIQVFCSFISLQVLIEFFLHSNKPDFSFGVLGTMVKCGFQVNTFCINVVLNGLCRNGDTSRAVKVFNEWCRGSVLPDVITFSTLMNRLCKEGRMGEAIDLFDDMKLKGINPDVITFTTLMNGLCINDRMREAMDLFDDMRLKGLNPNVLTYNTLMNGLCKEGRMGEAMYLFDDMKLKSLNPDVITYNTLMNGLCENGKIVEAIDLFDDMKLKGFNPNVISFTTLMNGLCKEGRIGEAMDLFDDMKLKGFNPNVITFTTLMNGLCKEGRMGEAMDLFDDMKLKGFNPNVITFTTLMNGLCKEGRMGEAMDLLDDMKLKGFNPNVITFNTLMNGLCKEGQMGEAMDLFDDMKLKGFNPDVFTYNILMNGLCKEGRMGEAMDLFDDMKLKGFNPNVLTYNTLMNGLCKEGRMGEAMYLFDDMKLKGMNPNVSTYNTLMNGLCKEGRMGEAMDLFDDMKLKGFNPDVVTYTTLMNGLCEKGQMGEAIDLFDDMKLKSLNPNVITYSALVNGFCKAENFDEGKKLYDMMLEKGVEPDAFIYSSLLQYLCKMRRWEEASELFNVMSHRGIKQNLVIYSVLIDGLCKDGRPMDAMRLVDLMEENGEESDKITYTSLINGFCKSGMVTEALRVFERMTKGNNNKIDIVSYNSLAWGLCKNGKVDEAVRLVSLMLKDENRVEPNHQLLTALIYGLCKEGRLKKAMEIHREMNMREIFPLNILIHAHLKKGDVGEGMKLLKNGLEMGLVLDSYTYSALINGFCRLRMMNIAKGLLIHMTNRGILLATRHYNKLLEILCKEGSLEEAKSFFLAMSKTDSKPDVFSFNIIIHATLRANDLQSAEQLFEEMLQMGVEPNVVTFSTLVNGFMKLGHWQAGKATFERMVACGYGPTAAVYDSLLNGFLAMGEKEEIIGLLRRMAADGFRLNEEITDTILKCLCLFSEHDNVEEILPSFQQEVSKVI, encoded by the exons ATGGTTATTAGGAAGCAACTTTGCAGCAATTGCTATCTCTTGTTTCGTCCTCACACAAAAAGCTTATCTTCAGCAACCTTAGAATCAAGTTTCAATGACATAGAAACCCAAATTAGATCATTATGTGATAAATCCAGTCCCCGACTCGAAGATGCTTTGCTCCTCTTTAATCAAGCTGTTGAAATCCACGGCCTGCCTTCTGAATCAACATGCGATTTTCTTTTACAAACATTTTCAAAGTCAAAGAAGTATAACATGGTTATCAATATCTACAATAAGATGAAGGGTATTCAAGTTTTTTGCAGTTTCATATCATTGCAAGTTCTGATCGAGTTTTTCCTTCATTCAAATAAGCCCGATTTTTCTTTTGGAGTGTTGGGCACGATGGTGAAGTGTGGTTTTCAAGTTAACACGTTTTGtataaatgttgttttaaatGGACTTTGTCGAAATGGTGATACTTCAAGAGCTGTAAAGGTTTTCAATGAATGGTGCAGAGGGTCTGTATTGCCTGATGTGATTACTTTCAGCACTCTTATGAACAGGCTTTGTAAAGAGGGTCGAATGGGAGAAGCAATTGATTTGTTTGACGACATGAAGCTGAAGGGCATCAATCCGGATGTTATTACTTTCACAACTCTTATGAACGGGCTTTGTATAAATGATCGAATGAGAGAAGCAATGGATTTGTTTGATGACATGAGGTTGAAGGGCCTCAATCCGAATGTTCTTACTTACAACACTCTTATGAACGGACTTTGTAAAGAGGGTCGAATGGGAGAAGCAATGTATTTGTTTGATGAC ATGAAGCTTAAGAGCCTCAATCCGGATGTTATTACTTACAACACTCTTATGAACGGGCTTTGTGAAAATGGTAAAATAGTAGAAGCAATTGATTTGTTTGATGACATGAAGCTGAAGGGCTTCAATCCCAATGTGATTAGTTTCACAACTCTTATGAACGGACTTTGTAAAGAGGGTCGAATAGGAGAAGCAATGGATTTGTTTGATGACATGAAGCTGAAGGGCTTCAATCCCAATGTGATTACTTTTACAACTCTTATGAACGGACTTTGTAAAGAGGGTCGAATGGGAGAAGCAATGGATTTGTTTGATGACATGAAGCTGAAGGGCTTCAATCCCAATGTGATTACTTTCACAACTCTTATGAACGGGCTTTGTAAAGAGGGTCGAATGGGAGAAGCAATGGATTTGTTAGATGACATGAAGCTGAAGGGCTTCAATCCCAATGTGATTACTTTCAACACTCTTATGAATGGGCTTTGTAAAGAGGGTCAAATGGGAGAAGCAATGGATTTGTTTGACGACATGAAGCTGAAGGGCTTCAATCCGGATGTTTTTACTTACAACATTCTTATGAACGGGCTTTGTAAAGAGGGTCGAATGGGAGAAGCAATGGATTTATTTGATGACATGAAACTGAAGGGCTTCAATCCGAATGTTCTTACTTACAACACTCTTATGAACGGACTTTGTAAAGAGGGTCGAATGGGAGAAGCAATGTATTTGTTTGATGACATGAAGTTGAAGGGCATGAATCCGAATGTTTCTACTTATAACACTCTTATGAACGGGCTTTGTAAAGAGGGTCGAATGGGAGAAGCAATGGATTTGTTTGATGACATGAAGCTGAAGGGCTTCAATCCGGATGTTGTTACCTACACCACTCTTATGAACGGGCTTTGTGAAAAGGGTCAAATGGGAGAAGCAATAGATTTGTTTGATGACATGAAGCTTAAGAGCCTCAATCCGAATGTTATTACTTACAGTGCACTTGTAAATGGATTTTGCAAAGCTGAGAATTTCGACGAGGGAAAGAAACTTTACGATATGATGTTGGAAAAAGGAGTTGAACCGGACGCATTCATTTATTCAAGTTTATTACAGTATCTTTGCAAAATGAGGCGATGGGAGGAAGCTAGCGAGTTATTCAATGTGATGTCACACCGAGGAATAAAACAGAATCTGGTAATCTATAGCGTTTTAATCGATGGGCTGTGTAAAGATGGAAGGCCTATGGATGCCATGCGGTTAGTAGACTTAATGGAGGAGAATGGTGAAGAGTCAGACAAAATAACATATACTTCACTAATCAATGGATTTTGTAAATCTGGTATGGTTACCGAAGCTTTAAGAGTCTTTGAAAGAATGACTAAAgggaataataataaaatcgaCATTGTTTCTTACAATTCATTAGCTTGGGGGCTTTGCAAGAATGGGAAGGTTGATGAGGCGGTGAGGTTAGTATCTTTGATGTTGAAAGACGAGAATCGTGTAGAGCCAAATCATCAATTGTTAACAGCTTTAATTTACGGGCTATGTAAAGAAGGTCGTCTAAAGAAAGCGATGGAGATTCATCGTGAAATGAACATGAGAGAAATATTTCCTCTTAATATACTAATACATGCTCATTTGAAGAAAGGAGATGTTGGTGAAGGAATGAAGTTATTGAAGAATGGGCTTGAAATGGGATTAGTTCTGGATTCATACACTTATTCAGCGTTGATAAATGGATTCTGCCGATTGAGAATGATGAACATTGCGAAAGGTCTTTTGATTCACATGACGAATCGTGGAATTCTGCTTGCAACTCGTCATTACAACAAGTTACTAGAAATTCTCTGCAAAGAAGGTAGTTTGGAGGAGGCAAAAAGTTTCTTTTTAGCGATGAGCAAAACAGACAGTAAACCGGATGTTTTCTCTTTCAATATCATAATTCATGCAACTCTAAGAGCGAATGATCTACAATCGGCGGAACAATTATTCGAGGAAATGCTTCAAATGGGCGTGGAACCTAATGTTGTGACCTTTTCAACACTTGTAAATGGATTTATGAAATTAGGACATTGGCAGGCGGGAAAAGCCACCTTCGAGAGGATGGTGGCTTGCGGTTATGGTCCTACTGCTGCTGTATACGATTCTTTGCTAAACGGTTTTCTTGCGATGGGTGAAAAGGAAGAAATAATTGGTTTGCTTAGACGGATGGCAGCTGATGGGTTTCGTCTTAACGAAGAAATTACTGATACAATTCTCAAATGTTTGTGTCTTTTTTCTGAACATGATAATGTTGAAGAGATCTTGCCTAGTTTTCAACAGGAGGTTTCTAAGGTGATTTGA
- the LOC124939424 gene encoding AP-3 complex subunit sigma-like — protein MNDQGKPRLVKFYDYQVSVLHLHFGSNEIQNVDLDVEVDIILPLLQDAMLVCKTFATLLTVLQVHAIIDEIVLGGQVLETDSSYVYVVKVVQEITRLEKAANSISLVPKSIMPGREDSSSNSTIFDHNLLLEFLVLLE, from the exons ATGAATGATCAAGGTAAGCCTCGTCTGGTCAAATTCTACGATTATCAAGTTAGTGTATTACATCTTCATTTTGGTAGCAATGAGATCCAAAATGTTGATTTGGATGTAGAGGTTGATATTATACTCCCATTATTGCAGGATGCTATGCTTGTCTGCAAGACCTTTGCAACACT gCTTACTGTTTTACAGGTGCATGCTATTATAGATGAAATTGTGTTGGGAGGTCAAGTTTTGGAGACAGATTCTTCCTATGTATATGTAGTGAAGGTTGTACAAGAAATAACTAG GTTGGAGAAGGCTGCAAATTCAATATCACTAGTTCCAAAATCAATAATGCCTGGCAGGGAAGATAGTTCATCCAATTCTACCATCTTTGATCATAATCTTTTACTAGAATTTCTTGTTCTTCTGGAATGA